The following coding sequences lie in one Pseudomonadota bacterium genomic window:
- a CDS encoding Hsp20/alpha crystallin family protein produces the protein MWTRWNEFDRTFSALDDYRRRMDRLFEDYNRPTEERGFYGGDWPALNLYDNGSKLVLEAEVPGLAEDAIGLTLNQDVLTLSGQRQVAPPKGYSVHRRERSSIEFSRSLALPCKIDPERVAATVKDGVLTVSLEKASEAQPRQIKVRAS, from the coding sequence ATGTGGACGCGTTGGAATGAGTTCGACCGGACGTTCTCCGCTTTGGACGACTACCGGCGACGAATGGACCGCCTGTTCGAGGACTACAATCGTCCGACCGAGGAGCGGGGCTTCTATGGCGGTGATTGGCCCGCGCTCAACCTCTACGATAACGGCAGCAAGCTCGTGCTCGAGGCCGAGGTGCCGGGCTTAGCCGAGGATGCGATCGGGCTGACGCTGAATCAGGACGTGCTGACCCTCAGCGGCCAGCGGCAGGTCGCGCCGCCCAAGGGTTACTCGGTGCACCGGCGCGAACGGAGCAGCATCGAGTTCAGTCGCAGCCTGGCGCTGCCCTGCAAGATCGATCCAGAGCGGGTCGCGGCGACCGTCAAGGACGGCGTCCTGACCGTCAGCCTGGAGAAGGCCAGCGAGGCGCAACCGCGACAGATCAAGGTTCGAGCGAGCTAG
- a CDS encoding Hsp20/alpha crystallin family protein — MNNELSPREQRAVGHAVGRATGRGGERAAETVEAERWVAPPVDVYENEQEWLLLADLPGVQQDGLHLHLDRRELLIEGRRKVTGAGAPLAREFGATSYRRVFQLPSGVDAEKVAAEVKCGVLTLHLPKTEALRPRRVAVKAG, encoded by the coding sequence ATGAACAACGAGCTGAGCCCGCGCGAGCAACGCGCGGTGGGACATGCGGTGGGACGTGCAACGGGACGTGGCGGCGAGCGCGCGGCGGAGACGGTCGAAGCGGAGCGCTGGGTGGCGCCGCCGGTTGATGTCTATGAGAACGAGCAGGAGTGGCTGCTGCTTGCGGACCTTCCCGGGGTGCAGCAGGACGGGCTGCACCTGCACCTCGATCGCCGGGAGCTGCTGATCGAGGGGCGGCGCAAGGTCACGGGCGCGGGGGCCCCGCTGGCCCGCGAGTTCGGCGCGACGAGCTATCGGCGCGTCTTTCAGCTGCCGAGCGGTGTCGACGCCGAGAAGGTCGCAGCCGAGGTCAAGTGCGGGGTGCTGACGCTCCACCTGCCCAAGACGGAGGCGCTACGACCGCGCCGCGTCGCAGTCAAGGCTGGCTAG
- a CDS encoding prolipoprotein diacylglyceryl transferase, with protein MLPNLFIPSYKLFGVLPIEPFGVLVALAVTVGYWLGRRRARLVGLDPELCADGMVWMAVIGFVVAHVVSVVFYFPEKILEDPLVLIAVWSGISSFGGILGGVATAWWFFHRHGVSALRYADAIVFGFVPAWILGRLGCTIVFDHKGLPTDFWLGMADRAGVVHHNLGLYELFVALLLTALLYALRRVQRGPGFFCALMLLVYSPLRFGLDWLRTADRLYWGLTPGQYFAVLSFFLGAGLLVRALRPPAPGPAAPPTGGTPHEGARPGDSGPR; from the coding sequence GTGCTGCCCAATCTCTTCATCCCGAGCTACAAGCTCTTCGGCGTGCTGCCGATCGAGCCCTTCGGCGTGCTCGTCGCGCTGGCGGTGACCGTCGGCTATTGGCTCGGACGGCGGCGCGCGCGGCTCGTCGGGCTCGATCCAGAGCTCTGCGCCGACGGCATGGTCTGGATGGCGGTGATCGGCTTCGTCGTCGCTCACGTCGTCTCGGTCGTCTTCTACTTCCCGGAGAAGATCCTCGAGGACCCGCTCGTGCTGATCGCCGTCTGGAGCGGCATCTCCTCCTTCGGCGGCATCCTCGGCGGGGTGGCCACAGCCTGGTGGTTCTTTCACCGGCACGGCGTCTCGGCGCTGCGCTACGCCGACGCGATCGTCTTCGGCTTCGTGCCCGCGTGGATCCTCGGGCGCCTTGGCTGCACGATCGTCTTCGACCATAAGGGCCTGCCCACCGACTTCTGGCTCGGCATGGCCGACCGCGCCGGCGTCGTCCACCACAACCTCGGGCTCTACGAGCTGTTCGTCGCCCTGCTCTTGACCGCCCTGCTCTACGCCCTGCGCCGCGTGCAGCGCGGGCCGGGTTTCTTCTGCGCCCTGATGCTGCTGGTCTATTCGCCCCTGCGCTTCGGCCTCGACTGGCTACGCACCGCCGACCGCCTCTACTGGGGCCTGACGCCCGGTCAGTACTTCGCCGTCCTCAGCTTCTTCCTCGGCGCGGGCCTGCTCGTGCGTGCGCTGCGCCCGCCCGCACCGGGGCCCGCAGCGCCACCCACTGGGGGGACACCGCACGAGGGTGCTCGACCCGGCGACAGCGGCCCTCGCTAG
- a CDS encoding Eco57I restriction-modification methylase domain-containing protein produces MQLTIDLPASLPSEAYRVGLRASGETHGVVLTKPHVVDLILELAGYTSDRDLAQLRLLEPASGQGAFLLPAAERLLQAAGRHGRDPSELSTAIRAYDIDPEQVAIARRAVSALLIAHGVKRGVAQRLAAAWVIEGDFLLAREQPAYDVIVGNPPYVRIEQLAPVLQQEYRRRFSSIYDRADLYVAFIERALKLLSPEGVLSFVCADRWTLNKYGAPLRRLVTEAFGVRCYLDLHQASPFESAVIAYPAIFSIGRGKVARVKVAALKTATPDECQATLEALKTLDQGCSDGAAVAYESWFRGDEPWVLSSPEHLATLRQLEARLAPLETGDTRVRIGVATGNDRVYIVGSEADVEADRLVPLVLREDLVAGGIRDAKRFVINTFRPGSGLIDLADYPRLGRYLARHSEAVRARHVARSNPQRWFRTIDRVYPELVPVPKLLIPDIAGSNQVVLDEGRFHPHHNLYFVTSTAWDLRVLGALLSSTVALFFVWSYAVKMRGGYLRFQAQYLRRIRLPAPSAIEPRLAQALATAFERRDFVRIDALALRAYQLDVLPPFEFVDTRA; encoded by the coding sequence ATGCAACTCACCATCGATCTGCCGGCCTCACTGCCCAGCGAGGCTTATCGCGTCGGCCTTCGCGCGTCGGGAGAGACGCATGGCGTGGTGCTGACGAAGCCCCATGTTGTCGACCTGATTCTGGAGCTAGCAGGCTACACCAGCGACCGCGACCTAGCGCAGCTGCGCCTCCTCGAGCCGGCATCCGGACAGGGCGCCTTCCTGTTGCCGGCCGCAGAGCGCCTGCTGCAGGCCGCAGGCCGCCACGGACGCGATCCCTCCGAGCTCAGCACCGCCATCCGAGCCTACGATATCGATCCGGAGCAGGTCGCGATCGCGCGTCGCGCCGTGAGCGCGTTGCTGATTGCACACGGGGTCAAGCGTGGCGTCGCGCAGCGGCTCGCCGCAGCCTGGGTCATCGAGGGTGACTTCCTGCTCGCCCGGGAGCAACCGGCCTACGATGTGATCGTCGGCAACCCCCCCTACGTCCGCATCGAGCAGCTCGCCCCGGTGCTCCAACAGGAGTACCGGCGGCGCTTCTCGTCGATCTACGATCGCGCCGACCTCTACGTTGCCTTCATCGAGCGCGCGCTGAAGCTCCTTAGCCCTGAGGGCGTCCTCTCCTTCGTCTGTGCCGATCGCTGGACCCTCAACAAGTACGGCGCACCCTTGCGGCGTCTGGTGACGGAGGCCTTCGGGGTGCGCTGTTACCTTGACCTGCACCAGGCGTCCCCCTTCGAGTCCGCCGTCATTGCCTATCCAGCCATCTTCTCGATCGGGCGGGGCAAGGTCGCCCGCGTCAAGGTTGCCGCGCTCAAGACCGCAACGCCCGACGAGTGCCAGGCAACGCTCGAGGCGTTGAAGACCCTGGATCAAGGCTGCTCCGACGGGGCAGCGGTCGCGTACGAATCGTGGTTCCGCGGCGACGAGCCATGGGTCCTCAGCTCACCGGAGCACCTGGCGACGCTGCGCCAGCTTGAGGCTCGCCTCGCCCCACTCGAAACGGGTGACACGCGGGTGCGCATCGGCGTCGCGACCGGAAACGACAGGGTCTATATCGTCGGGTCGGAGGCGGACGTTGAGGCCGATCGCCTGGTGCCGCTGGTGCTGCGCGAGGACCTCGTGGCGGGTGGCATCCGCGATGCCAAGCGCTTCGTGATCAACACCTTTCGGCCGGGGTCCGGGCTGATCGACCTCGCGGATTACCCCCGGCTCGGGCGCTATCTCGCCCGCCACAGCGAGGCAGTGCGAGCGCGGCACGTCGCTCGAAGCAACCCTCAGCGCTGGTTCCGCACCATTGATCGCGTCTATCCCGAGCTCGTGCCGGTGCCCAAGCTGCTGATCCCTGACATCGCCGGCTCGAACCAGGTGGTGCTCGACGAGGGGCGCTTTCATCCGCACCACAACCTGTACTTCGTCACCTCCACCGCCTGGGACCTGCGGGTGCTCGGGGCGCTCCTCAGCTCGACCGTGGCGCTCTTCTTCGTCTGGTCGTACGCCGTGAAGATGCGCGGCGGGTACCTGCGCTTTCAAGCGCAATACCTGCGGCGCATTCGCCTGCCAGCGCCGAGCGCCATCGAGCCACGGCTAGCCCAGGCCTTGGCGACTGCGTTCGAGCGCCGCGACTTCGTGCGCATCGACGCGCTGGCCTTGCGAGCCTATCAGCTCGACGTCCTTCCACCCTTCGAGTTCGTCGACACTCGCGCGTAG
- a CDS encoding transposase family protein, protein MIDCDDGTLPQGARARFLGRAVFAEIPDRRVARTRAHPLVNVLTMAWFGAICGADGWEALETFAEERAAWSRT, encoded by the coding sequence ATGATCGATTGCGACGATGGCACGCTACCCCAAGGCGCCCGGGCTCGATTCCTTGGTCGCGCTGTCTTCGCCGAGATTCCGGATCGGCGTGTGGCTCGAACACGTGCTCATCCGCTGGTCAACGTGTTGACGATGGCGTGGTTCGGGGCCATCTGCGGCGCCGATGGTTGGGAGGCGCTCGAGACGTTCGCCGAGGAGCGCGCCGCCTGGAGCCGCACCTAG
- a CDS encoding PqqD family protein — MAERATERATARADAELVLPAAHVAWQRVGSEIVLLDIPRRQIIGLNGAGGLLWEALHRGQDLLVGAREVARVFDQPVALVGAHAARWAETLLAREILCSPGAARAAACSATAQAGAAVPAWPNDAPGPYDPPAIAWEESLEEAGVYAACGKDAGGDVDPNCLASPFNAAS, encoded by the coding sequence ATGGCGGAACGAGCAACAGAGCGGGCGACAGCGCGGGCGGACGCCGAGCTCGTCTTGCCTGCTGCTCACGTGGCATGGCAGCGCGTGGGCTCGGAGATCGTGCTGCTGGACATCCCGAGGCGCCAGATCATCGGGCTGAACGGTGCCGGCGGGCTGCTCTGGGAGGCGCTCCACCGCGGCCAAGATCTGCTGGTGGGCGCGCGCGAGGTCGCTCGGGTCTTTGATCAGCCGGTGGCCCTCGTTGGGGCGCACGCCGCGCGCTGGGCGGAGACGCTGCTCGCGCGCGAGATCCTCTGCTCTCCAGGCGCTGCGCGTGCCGCGGCCTGCTCGGCGACGGCCCAGGCAGGTGCTGCGGTGCCTGCCTGGCCGAATGATGCGCCGGGCCCCTACGACCCGCCGGCGATCGCTTGGGAAGAGTCACTCGAGGAGGCCGGTGTCTATGCTGCCTGCGGCAAGGATGCGGGCGGCGACGTCGACCCGAACTGCCTGGCCTCGCCCTTCAACGCGGCATCCTGA
- a CDS encoding sodium-translocating pyrophosphatase yields MKSAPHRPVAPRGLRQLLTFLAALAPLLASAAAWASEADIRMPDLSQQTFLGGINGHNLLLAGLAVCAAGLVFGMVIFFRVKALPVHQSMREVSELIYETCKTYLLTQGKFIMLLWAFIGVIMVVYFGVLKPVGTANVIIIVLFSLVGIAGSYAVAWFGVRINTFANSRTAFASLAGKPFPTYAIPLQAGISIGTLLISIELLIMLAILLFVPADLAGFCFIGFAIGESLGAAALRVAGGIFTKIADIGSDLMKIVFNIKEDDARNPGVIADCTGDNAGDSIGPTADGFETYGVTGVALITFILLAVKDPAVQVQLLVWIFVMRVMMVLTSTGSYGLNALIASARFKHADRFNFETPLTTLVWLTSLVSVGVTYLVSYLLIPVLGPAQDPTLWWKLATIITCGTLAGAIIPELVKVFTSTQSRHVREVVTAAKEGGASLGILSGFVAGNFSAFWLGLAMLALMAVAYGVASQGLGDLMSAPAVFAFGLVAFGFLGMGPVTIAVDSYGPVTDNAQSVYELSTIETRPNIVAEIKQQFGFEPQFEKAKDFLEENDGAGNTFKATAKPVLIGTAVVGATTLIFSILLLLAKRSAGSELAGELTLEQMNELLERVGHFFSILHAPFLLGLIAGGAVIFWFAGASTQAVSTGAYRAVEFIKANIKLDDGSERASISDSKKVVEICTRYAQRGMFNIFVTVFFITLAFACVESYFFIGYLVSIAIFGLYQAIFMANAGGAWDNAKKIVETELRQKGTPLHEAVVICDTVGDPFKDTASVAMNPIIKFTTLFGVLAVELAIELAPSVRLSAAAAFFVVALVFVYRSFYGMRIEVETKAA; encoded by the coding sequence ATGAAATCTGCTCCGCACCGGCCGGTCGCCCCCCGCGGGCTCCGACAGCTCCTCACTTTCCTCGCGGCTCTCGCGCCGCTCCTGGCCAGCGCTGCAGCCTGGGCCAGCGAGGCCGACATCCGCATGCCGGACCTGAGCCAGCAGACCTTCCTCGGCGGCATCAACGGCCACAACCTGCTGCTCGCCGGGCTGGCCGTCTGCGCCGCCGGTCTGGTCTTCGGCATGGTGATCTTTTTTCGCGTCAAGGCGCTCCCCGTTCACCAGTCGATGCGCGAGGTCTCGGAGCTGATCTACGAGACCTGCAAGACGTATCTGCTGACGCAGGGCAAGTTCATCATGCTGCTCTGGGCCTTCATCGGCGTGATCATGGTGGTCTACTTCGGCGTGCTGAAGCCCGTGGGCACCGCCAACGTGATCATCATCGTGCTCTTCAGCCTGGTGGGCATCGCCGGGAGCTACGCGGTCGCGTGGTTCGGCGTGCGCATCAACACCTTCGCCAACTCGCGCACGGCCTTCGCTAGCCTCGCTGGCAAGCCCTTCCCGACCTACGCCATTCCGCTGCAGGCGGGCATCAGCATCGGCACCTTGTTGATCAGCATCGAGCTGCTGATCATGCTGGCGATCCTGCTCTTCGTGCCCGCCGATCTGGCGGGCTTCTGCTTCATCGGCTTCGCCATCGGCGAGTCGCTCGGCGCCGCCGCGCTGCGCGTCGCCGGCGGGATCTTCACCAAGATCGCCGACATCGGCTCCGACCTGATGAAGATCGTCTTCAACATCAAGGAGGACGACGCACGTAACCCGGGCGTGATCGCCGACTGTACCGGTGATAACGCTGGCGACTCGATCGGACCGACGGCGGATGGCTTCGAGACCTACGGCGTGACCGGCGTCGCGCTGATCACCTTCATCCTCTTGGCGGTCAAGGACCCGGCGGTCCAGGTGCAACTGCTGGTCTGGATCTTCGTCATGCGCGTGATGATGGTGCTCACCAGCACGGGCTCATATGGGCTCAATGCGCTGATCGCCTCGGCCCGCTTCAAGCACGCCGACCGCTTCAACTTCGAGACCCCGCTGACCACCCTGGTCTGGCTGACCTCGTTGGTCTCCGTCGGCGTGACCTACCTCGTCTCCTACCTCTTGATCCCGGTGCTTGGACCGGCCCAGGACCCGACGCTGTGGTGGAAGCTGGCGACGATCATCACCTGCGGCACCCTCGCAGGCGCGATCATCCCCGAGCTGGTCAAGGTCTTCACCTCGACGCAGTCCCGGCATGTGCGTGAGGTCGTGACGGCCGCCAAGGAGGGCGGCGCCTCGCTCGGCATCCTCTCCGGCTTCGTCGCCGGTAACTTCAGCGCCTTCTGGCTCGGGCTGGCCATGCTCGCGCTGATGGCCGTCGCCTACGGCGTCGCCAGCCAGGGTCTCGGCGACCTGATGTCGGCCCCGGCGGTCTTCGCCTTCGGGCTGGTCGCCTTTGGCTTCCTCGGCATGGGACCGGTCACCATCGCGGTGGACTCCTACGGGCCGGTCACCGACAACGCGCAGTCCGTCTATGAGCTGTCGACGATCGAGACCCGGCCGAACATCGTTGCCGAGATCAAGCAGCAGTTCGGCTTCGAGCCGCAGTTCGAGAAGGCCAAGGACTTCCTCGAGGAGAACGACGGCGCCGGCAACACCTTCAAGGCCACGGCCAAACCGGTGCTGATCGGCACTGCGGTCGTCGGCGCGACGACGCTGATCTTCTCGATTCTGCTGCTGCTGGCCAAACGCAGCGCCGGCAGCGAGCTGGCGGGCGAGCTGACGCTCGAGCAAATGAACGAGCTGCTGGAGCGCGTCGGCCACTTCTTCTCGATCCTGCACGCGCCCTTTCTGCTCGGGCTGATCGCCGGCGGCGCGGTGATCTTCTGGTTCGCCGGCGCCTCGACCCAGGCAGTCTCCACCGGGGCCTACCGCGCGGTCGAGTTCATCAAGGCCAACATCAAGCTCGATGACGGCTCCGAGCGCGCCTCGATCAGCGACAGCAAGAAGGTCGTCGAGATCTGTACGCGCTATGCGCAGCGCGGCATGTTCAACATCTTCGTCACGGTCTTCTTCATCACGCTGGCCTTCGCCTGCGTCGAGTCCTACTTCTTCATCGGTTACCTGGTGTCGATCGCCATCTTCGGCCTCTACCAGGCGATCTTCATGGCCAACGCCGGCGGGGCCTGGGACAACGCCAAGAAGATCGTCGAGACCGAGCTGCGGCAGAAGGGCACCCCGCTGCACGAGGCGGTCGTGATCTGCGACACCGTCGGCGATCCCTTCAAGGACACCGCCTCGGTGGCGATGAATCCGATCATCAAGTTCACCACGCTCTTCGGCGTGCTCGCCGTCGAGCTGGCGATCGAGCTGGCGCCGAGCGTCAGGCTAAGCGCAGCCGCGGCCTTCTTCGTCGTGGCACTGGTCTTCGTCTACCGCTCGTTCTACGGCATGCGCATCGAGGTCGAGACCAAGGCGGCCTGA
- a CDS encoding restriction endonuclease, with the protein MQAKVPSFEDRLRGAVASYWRCLDWQAAKQGTGPSSDRGRRSGVTGGKQMDGFCDLARWVLVENGLPDASIFAQQNRELPGFFRATKTWDLIVVHEGHLIAALELKSQRGPSFGNNFNNRTEEALGNASDLWTAYREGAFGADRPRPWVGLALLLEDCPASRRPVAVTEPHFSVFPDFRDASYAKRYELLLRKLLLEKHYDGGALVLATEAGGRGGDFTEPSPLLSMRSLLVGLAGHAATYLARL; encoded by the coding sequence GTGCAGGCAAAGGTGCCCAGCTTCGAGGACCGGCTTCGCGGGGCTGTTGCGTCTTATTGGCGCTGCCTCGACTGGCAGGCCGCCAAACAGGGGACCGGACCCTCATCGGATCGCGGCCGGCGCTCTGGGGTCACGGGTGGCAAGCAGATGGACGGTTTCTGCGATCTCGCACGCTGGGTGCTGGTGGAGAACGGTCTCCCGGACGCGAGCATCTTCGCGCAGCAGAACCGCGAGCTCCCGGGCTTCTTTAGGGCCACCAAGACCTGGGATCTCATCGTCGTCCACGAGGGCCATCTGATCGCCGCCCTGGAGCTCAAGTCGCAGCGCGGGCCGTCCTTCGGCAACAACTTCAACAACCGCACTGAGGAGGCGCTGGGGAACGCCAGCGACCTGTGGACCGCCTACCGCGAGGGTGCCTTCGGGGCGGACCGACCGCGCCCATGGGTCGGCCTGGCGCTCCTCCTCGAGGACTGCCCGGCCTCCCGAAGGCCGGTTGCGGTGACCGAACCGCACTTCAGCGTCTTTCCGGACTTCCGCGACGCATCCTACGCCAAGCGCTATGAGTTGCTCTTGCGCAAGCTCCTGCTCGAGAAACACTACGACGGCGGCGCTCTGGTCCTGGCGACCGAGGCGGGCGGTCGGGGCGGTGACTTCACGGAACCAAGCCCCCTGCTCTCGATGCGTAGCCTCCTCGTCGGGCTCGCTGGCCACGCTGCGACCTATCTGGCGCGGCTCTAG
- a CDS encoding transposase, whose product MDLDWDDPNARSKGLQQLLAQVRSLGAWLERELKEQAQEPPLREQWDLVQRLIAQDTEPDPGPQGDGRRITQGVAKDRRISISDPDMRHGRKTKRKRIDGYKRHIAVDLDTPGLVCAVALTPANQPERAAAKALLQDISRTHPALKDLYIDRGYLGDETIEAQRAKGLRVHCRPYPLRNGERFDKGAFEIDLEAQSVRCPDGAVVPLKRGAVLHFPAERCSSCPRRALCTRAQNGRGRSLSIHPQEPFHLDLRRRAKTPEGCQDLRERIAVEHALAALHNRQGNRARYRSLRKNLFDLRRHAALKNLSVVDRLRHAA is encoded by the coding sequence TTGGACCTCGACTGGGACGACCCCAACGCACGCAGCAAGGGGCTGCAGCAACTCTTGGCGCAGGTGCGCTCGCTCGGTGCATGGCTCGAGCGGGAGCTGAAGGAGCAAGCGCAAGAGCCGCCCCTTCGCGAGCAGTGGGATCTTGTGCAGCGACTCATCGCACAGGACACCGAGCCCGACCCTGGTCCGCAGGGCGATGGTCGCAGAATCACCCAGGGCGTCGCCAAGGACCGTCGCATCAGCATCAGCGACCCGGACATGCGTCACGGGCGCAAGACCAAGCGCAAGCGGATCGACGGCTACAAGAGACACATCGCCGTCGACCTCGACACGCCGGGGCTGGTCTGTGCCGTGGCGTTGACCCCCGCTAACCAGCCGGAGCGGGCTGCAGCCAAAGCCCTGCTGCAGGACATCAGCCGCACGCACCCCGCGCTGAAGGACCTCTACATCGACCGCGGCTACCTGGGCGACGAAACCATCGAGGCGCAGCGGGCCAAAGGACTCCGCGTCCATTGCAGGCCATACCCACTGCGCAACGGTGAGCGCTTCGACAAAGGCGCCTTCGAGATCGACCTCGAAGCCCAGTCAGTCCGCTGTCCTGACGGTGCCGTCGTCCCGCTGAAGCGTGGCGCCGTGCTTCACTTCCCAGCCGAGCGCTGCAGCTCTTGCCCTCGGCGAGCGCTCTGCACACGCGCCCAAAACGGCCGCGGTCGCAGCCTTTCCATCCACCCCCAGGAGCCCTTTCACCTCGACCTGCGTCGTCGAGCGAAGACCCCCGAAGGTTGCCAGGACCTGCGAGAGCGCATCGCCGTCGAACACGCACTCGCCGCGCTTCACAATCGCCAGGGCAACCGCGCTCGCTACCGCAGCTTGAGAAAGAACCTCTTCGACCTTAGACGCCACGCCGCCCTGAAAAACCTCAGTGTCGTCGATCGCCTACGTCACGCCGCGTGA
- a CDS encoding slipin family protein yields MGTPIVVLGTLTAGLLWRGLGMRRAQVPEAHVGLLYRSGRFGHTLAAGGHWVWRRARELKLVDLRETIVTVASQELLSKDHVAVKLSAASRFAVTDAALAMHGVENYHSSLYLTIQLVLRDAVAELSVDELLQQRTALGERLRDRVGARAQLVGLEVRDLAVKDVILPGELKRALGAPYLARQEGQAMLERARGEQAALRSLANSARLLDGNPNLLQLRLLAAVEGAAKGPGVTLVLGGTPPPGGTDRPAAAAVSPAGPPAGP; encoded by the coding sequence ATGGGGACCCCCATAGTCGTGCTGGGGACCCTGACTGCTGGGCTGCTTTGGCGCGGGTTGGGTATGCGGCGCGCTCAGGTGCCCGAGGCGCATGTTGGGCTGCTCTACCGGAGCGGACGCTTCGGTCACACCCTGGCGGCTGGTGGTCACTGGGTGTGGCGCAGGGCGCGTGAGCTGAAGCTCGTCGACCTGCGCGAGACGATCGTCACGGTGGCGAGCCAAGAACTGCTGAGCAAGGACCACGTTGCGGTGAAGCTCAGCGCGGCGTCTCGCTTCGCGGTCACCGATGCAGCGCTCGCCATGCACGGCGTGGAGAACTACCACTCGAGTCTGTATCTGACGATTCAGCTCGTGTTGCGGGACGCTGTGGCCGAGCTGAGCGTGGACGAGTTGCTGCAGCAGCGTACCGCACTGGGCGAGCGCCTGCGGGATCGCGTCGGGGCTCGTGCCCAATTGGTAGGTCTCGAGGTCCGTGACCTGGCGGTCAAGGACGTGATCCTCCCCGGCGAGCTGAAGCGAGCGCTCGGCGCCCCCTACCTGGCCCGGCAGGAGGGCCAGGCGATGCTGGAGCGCGCCCGCGGCGAGCAGGCGGCGCTGCGCAGCCTGGCCAACAGCGCTCGTTTGCTCGACGGCAACCCGAACCTGCTGCAGCTGCGACTGCTGGCCGCCGTCGAGGGTGCAGCGAAGGGCCCTGGGGTCACCCTCGTGCTGGGCGGCACCCCGCCGCCGGGCGGCACCGATCGCCCCGCTGCGGCCGCAGTGAGCCCAGCAGGACCTCCAGCTGGCCCCTGA
- a CDS encoding transposase, with protein sequence MVTNWKPRVELTTAEKFITKRCGKRRGFVFLREMRHRIFDDALQEKLVAAYSEAKGGKEAVPLAQLAMAVLLQAMLDVPDHEVVELTVMDRRWQMVLDCHGAEEPPFAQGTLFNFRERMIEHGLDGVLFEKTVQLARETKGDSATHLRAAFDASPLYGAGRVEDTFNLIGRAALHVVRSAAARLGRPVKDVAKEAGIPVVAATPASRLAWTSTGTTPTHAARGCSNSWRRCARSVHGSSGS encoded by the coding sequence ATGGTCACGAACTGGAAGCCGCGAGTTGAGCTGACAACTGCCGAGAAATTCATCACGAAGCGTTGCGGCAAGCGGCGTGGCTTCGTGTTTCTTCGGGAAATGCGGCACCGCATCTTCGACGACGCGCTGCAGGAAAAGCTAGTGGCAGCGTACAGCGAGGCGAAGGGCGGGAAAGAGGCTGTGCCCCTGGCGCAGCTGGCGATGGCCGTGCTGCTGCAGGCAATGCTCGACGTCCCAGACCATGAGGTCGTGGAGCTGACGGTCATGGATCGACGGTGGCAGATGGTGTTGGACTGTCACGGAGCCGAGGAGCCGCCCTTCGCGCAGGGCACGTTGTTCAACTTCCGTGAACGGATGATCGAGCACGGACTCGATGGGGTGCTCTTCGAGAAGACCGTGCAGCTCGCGCGAGAAACGAAGGGCGACAGCGCGACCCATCTGCGGGCCGCGTTCGACGCCAGCCCGCTCTATGGCGCGGGCCGCGTCGAGGACACGTTCAATCTCATTGGCCGGGCAGCACTCCACGTCGTCCGCTCAGCTGCGGCTCGACTCGGGCGCCCCGTCAAGGATGTCGCCAAGGAGGCGGGGATCCCCGTGGTCGCAGCGACACCAGCATCAAGGCTGGCTTGGACCTCGACTGGGACGACCCCAACGCACGCAGCAAGGGGCTGCAGCAACTCTTGGCGCAGGTGCGCTCGCTCGGTGCATGGCTCGAGCGGGAGCTGA